One Desulfocurvibacter africanus subsp. africanus DSM 2603 DNA segment encodes these proteins:
- a CDS encoding sulfotransferase family 2 domain-containing protein, with protein MATLNKDIFFYHVMKTAGTTVVRLLEQAYGTDASCPLPTHENADPHPFLGKVSSPTPLIISGHPDQLFDLWKLAEQRSLPRAKMTFLRHPVDRYLSCYYFIRRSHYVQKHVGSFDLDLEEALSCDDRRLAGNMMTKVLSSLGTARDYREPATKQDLLQAVKNLKAMDFIGVVEEFDLSYALLAHEFGFVPPCVTKWNVNAKYEGRNEISPKLERQIRIMNLFDYELYQFAVELFRARVVEAGERLTSMLAQITTSDLVYMVKQQT; from the coding sequence ATGGCTACTCTCAATAAAGACATTTTTTTCTACCATGTCATGAAGACGGCCGGCACAACGGTCGTGCGGCTTTTGGAACAAGCTTATGGAACGGATGCGTCATGCCCGCTGCCCACTCACGAGAACGCTGATCCTCATCCCTTCCTCGGCAAAGTATCCTCTCCAACTCCGCTCATCATTTCAGGCCACCCGGATCAATTGTTCGACCTATGGAAGCTTGCGGAGCAGCGGAGTCTTCCCCGGGCGAAGATGACCTTCCTGCGGCACCCGGTGGATCGCTACCTCTCGTGCTACTACTTCATACGCCGCAGCCACTACGTGCAAAAACACGTGGGATCTTTCGATCTCGATCTCGAGGAAGCCTTGTCGTGCGATGACCGCAGGCTGGCCGGGAACATGATGACAAAGGTGCTCTCATCCCTCGGCACAGCGCGGGACTACAGGGAACCGGCCACAAAACAGGACCTGCTTCAAGCTGTAAAGAATCTCAAGGCCATGGATTTCATCGGAGTGGTCGAGGAATTCGACCTGAGCTATGCCCTGCTGGCGCACGAATTCGGCTTTGTCCCGCCTTGCGTTACCAAGTGGAATGTAAATGCCAAGTATGAAGGCAGGAATGAGATCTCGCCCAAGCTGGAGAGACAGATAAGGATCATGAACCTGTTCGACTACGAACTTTATCAATTCGCGGTCGAGCTGTTTCGGGCCAGGGTTGTTGAAGCTGGTGAACGTCTGACCTCGATGCTTGCACAGATTACGACGTCAGACCTCGTGTATATGGTGAAACAGCAGACTTAG